From a single Methylacidiphilum kamchatkense Kam1 genomic region:
- a CDS encoding glycosyltransferase family 87 protein: MKSSYLALASIVLWSVLLLSLSLLIFHNPTSRTVTLAYVQASIRFLQKLPLYESSGIHGFLYFPHFAIFFTPFALLPPIPREILWRIFSLVIFVGALRKLTSSFFPLHQDKVFFYFSLLIMFSALASIRNGQTNLALSGSLVLSFLACGEKNWLKAAFFFFLSLILKPIALFPFVYATIFYPSFKKTAFWLVLLFVLFPFFFCLDHPLYMAEQYLLFTKRMTTVSQPNEANFADIQGLFRVVHVELPFVLSLLIRSLAAIGVILLAFRLKRWSKSPLFFSMLLYSFSTAYLLLCNPRTELNSYVFLGLSLGFFSLYFLFVEKQKTIGLFLLALQPFLGIEAFGKRWVEIGLWLKPLICLLSQIPLTWQLFKEQTKPTIESNPNSQSPLL, translated from the coding sequence ATGAAAAGTTCTTATTTGGCCTTAGCCAGCATTGTCCTTTGGTCAGTTTTACTTCTTTCCCTCAGCCTTCTTATCTTCCATAATCCAACAAGTCGAACCGTTACTCTGGCTTACGTTCAAGCCTCTATAAGGTTTTTACAAAAACTCCCTCTTTACGAATCTAGTGGCATTCATGGGTTTCTTTATTTTCCTCATTTTGCCATTTTTTTTACTCCCTTTGCCCTGCTGCCTCCAATTCCAAGAGAAATATTATGGAGAATATTCTCCCTTGTGATATTTGTTGGGGCACTCCGAAAACTCACGTCCTCTTTTTTCCCGCTCCACCAGGATAAGGTTTTTTTCTATTTTTCCTTACTTATCATGTTCAGTGCCCTAGCATCGATCCGAAATGGACAAACTAATCTAGCTCTTAGCGGCTCCTTAGTGCTTTCATTTTTGGCCTGTGGGGAAAAAAATTGGCTAAAAGCAGCTTTTTTTTTCTTCCTAAGCTTGATCCTCAAACCCATCGCGCTGTTTCCTTTTGTTTATGCGACCATTTTTTATCCCTCTTTCAAAAAAACGGCTTTTTGGCTTGTCCTGCTCTTTGTTCTCTTCCCCTTTTTCTTTTGTTTAGATCATCCACTCTACATGGCCGAACAGTACCTGCTTTTCACGAAGCGGATGACAACGGTTTCCCAACCAAACGAAGCAAACTTTGCAGATATTCAAGGACTCTTTCGGGTAGTACATGTGGAACTTCCTTTTGTCCTTTCTCTTCTGATTCGCAGTTTAGCAGCCATAGGAGTAATTCTTTTAGCTTTTAGGCTTAAAAGATGGAGTAAAAGTCCATTGTTTTTTTCTATGCTTCTCTATTCTTTTTCTACCGCCTACTTACTCCTCTGCAATCCTCGCACAGAACTGAATTCCTATGTCTTTCTTGGGCTCTCACTGGGTTTCTTCTCCCTCTACTTTTTATTTGTTGAAAAGCAAAAAACAATTGGACTCTTCTTGCTAGCTTTGCAACCTTTCCTAGGAATAGAAGCTTTTGGGAAAAGATGGGTAGAGATTGGACTCTGGCTTAAACCATTGATCTGTCTTTTATCTCAGATCCCTTTAACCTGGCAACTCTTTAAAGAACAAACAAAACCTACTATCGAATCAAATCCGAATAGCCAATCCCCTCTCCTTTAA
- the hisF gene encoding imidazole glycerol phosphate synthase subunit HisF, with the protein MLAKRIIPCLDVHAGRVTRGKKFGRAELGELTDVGDPTLLALKYNEEGADEIVFYDITASHEGRGVLLNVLESVARRCFIPITAGGGIRTLEDIRQVLLSGADKVSLNTAALENPSLIEDGAKKFGSQCIVLSIDAKRKQTNVWKVFSHGGRKETPWEVVSWAMKGVELGAGEIVINSIDADGMKEGYDIDLIRSLSHRVSVPVVASGGAGKMEDFALALEIGQADAVLAAGVFHRGEIQIAELKKYLKERGLAIRI; encoded by the coding sequence ATGCTTGCGAAAAGAATTATTCCCTGTCTGGATGTTCATGCGGGGAGAGTCACGCGTGGGAAGAAATTTGGAAGAGCCGAATTGGGCGAACTGACCGATGTAGGAGACCCGACTCTTTTAGCTTTGAAATATAACGAAGAGGGGGCTGATGAGATCGTCTTTTATGATATAACGGCTAGTCATGAGGGCCGAGGGGTTTTACTGAATGTTCTAGAATCGGTGGCGCGTCGCTGCTTTATCCCCATCACTGCTGGTGGTGGGATTCGAACCCTGGAAGATATAAGGCAAGTTTTACTTTCGGGAGCCGACAAGGTTAGTTTGAATACCGCCGCCTTGGAGAATCCGTCACTCATTGAAGATGGAGCAAAGAAATTTGGTTCTCAATGTATTGTCTTATCTATCGATGCCAAACGGAAACAAACTAATGTATGGAAAGTGTTCAGTCATGGCGGTAGAAAAGAAACGCCATGGGAAGTTGTCTCATGGGCTATGAAAGGGGTGGAACTGGGGGCTGGAGAAATAGTTATTAATAGCATTGATGCAGATGGAATGAAGGAGGGCTACGATATAGATTTGATTAGGAGCTTATCACATAGAGTCTCGGTTCCAGTAGTAGCCAGCGGCGGAGCGGGGAAAATGGAGGATTTTGCACTAGCTCTAGAAATTGGCCAAGCAGATGCTGTCTTAGCTGCCGGCGTATTCCATCGTGGTGAAATCCAGATAGCCGAGTTGAAAAAATACTTAAAGGAGAGGGGATTGGCTATTCGGATTTGA
- a CDS encoding tRNA (cytidine(34)-2'-O)-methyltransferase, translating to MECNGFGFGIVLVAPQIPQNTGNIARICAATNSELHLIEPLGFSLDDAAMKRAGLDYWRAVKISLWKGWDFFLEKQRERRLFFFETGTYPPYFTASFQPHDIFVFGRETKGLSQRILSLNPQSIFSIPILNSSVRSLNLANCVSIILYEAIRQNLLRKKNSTLR from the coding sequence ATGGAATGTAATGGATTTGGTTTTGGAATAGTTCTTGTTGCTCCTCAAATTCCTCAAAATACGGGCAACATTGCAAGAATATGTGCTGCCACAAATTCTGAACTGCATCTTATCGAGCCGCTCGGTTTTTCGTTGGACGATGCAGCTATGAAAAGAGCAGGATTAGATTATTGGAGAGCGGTTAAAATATCTTTATGGAAGGGCTGGGATTTCTTTTTAGAAAAACAAAGGGAACGGAGATTGTTTTTTTTTGAAACAGGTACTTATCCTCCTTATTTTACTGCTTCTTTTCAACCTCATGACATTTTTGTCTTCGGACGAGAAACAAAGGGCCTTTCCCAAAGGATTCTTTCTTTGAATCCTCAGTCCATTTTTTCAATCCCCATTCTCAATTCTTCAGTGCGCAGCCTCAATTTAGCTAATTGCGTCTCAATCATCCTTTACGAAGCCATAAGGCAAAACTTGCTTCGAAAGAAAAACTCTACTTTGCGCTAG
- the truA gene encoding tRNA pseudouridine(38-40) synthase TruA, which yields MNLPLVGYKIILSYCGTGFHGWQKQGQLPTVQRFLEEAVAKIWQTDIHVEGASRTDAGVHAKGQVASFIAPRKLEAEVLQRALNYYLPDTIRVLDVRLVSKEFHARFHAISKTYQYRIWNDPVMDPFYLWRAWHIPRQLDLRGMNEAATLFVGKKDFASFVSSPGFVLKDTIRTVFDCGFTVQGPLHLFTIKADGFLYRMVRNIVGALVKIGLGRLDLEKLKIIFESKNRKLSPASAPPWGLYLMKVDYPPDKEIND from the coding sequence TTGAATCTTCCTTTAGTCGGTTATAAGATCATTCTTTCTTATTGTGGGACTGGCTTTCATGGCTGGCAAAAGCAAGGCCAATTACCTACAGTCCAGCGTTTTCTTGAAGAAGCTGTAGCTAAAATATGGCAAACAGACATTCATGTTGAGGGAGCTAGCAGGACGGATGCTGGCGTTCATGCCAAGGGACAGGTCGCTTCTTTTATCGCTCCCAGAAAACTTGAAGCTGAGGTATTACAACGAGCATTGAATTATTACTTACCTGATACAATTAGGGTTTTAGATGTTAGACTTGTCTCTAAAGAGTTTCATGCCCGGTTTCATGCTATTTCCAAAACCTATCAATATAGGATATGGAATGATCCCGTGATGGATCCTTTTTATCTCTGGCGAGCCTGGCATATTCCAAGGCAGCTGGACTTAAGAGGTATGAATGAAGCGGCAACGCTTTTTGTAGGCAAAAAAGATTTTGCTTCTTTTGTTAGCTCCCCTGGTTTTGTCTTGAAAGACACAATAAGGACTGTTTTCGACTGTGGTTTTACTGTCCAAGGGCCATTGCACCTTTTTACGATCAAAGCCGATGGGTTCCTTTATAGAATGGTCAGAAATATTGTAGGAGCACTAGTCAAGATAGGATTAGGTCGATTGGATCTTGAAAAGCTAAAAATTATTTTTGAAAGCAAAAATAGGAAGCTTTCTCCTGCCTCTGCCCCTCCGTGGGGCTTGTATCTTATGAAAGTCGATTATCCTCCAGACAAGGAGATAAATGATTAA
- a CDS encoding acyloxyacyl hydrolase: MRFLCSFLLGLAILLPTLLKANPGGSNYSEESGQKVENVSLKTEEIPEVALFKEGANEIMFMAGGLFSTGSGNGRYTFNEIPTLTYWGWMLTTPDKGGILRGNLELLIGLYASAIEKGFGSTVIGPQIMVRYNFVQPDSRFIPFIEGGLGFVYNDAYTVKTQSMVGQVIEFTPQLGAGCRYMLDTHWSFNFELLFHHMSNADMASRNIGVNELGGMIGFSYLLGRPH, from the coding sequence ATGCGCTTTCTATGTTCTTTTCTCCTAGGCTTGGCTATTTTATTGCCTACGCTTTTGAAGGCTAATCCAGGGGGATCTAACTATTCAGAAGAAAGTGGGCAGAAAGTAGAAAATGTCTCTTTGAAGACAGAAGAAATTCCAGAAGTGGCTCTTTTCAAAGAAGGGGCTAACGAAATCATGTTTATGGCTGGAGGCCTTTTTTCTACGGGTTCTGGTAATGGGAGATATACTTTTAATGAAATCCCCACCTTAACCTATTGGGGTTGGATGTTGACTACTCCGGACAAAGGAGGAATTTTGCGTGGGAATCTCGAATTGCTGATCGGCCTTTATGCAAGCGCCATAGAAAAAGGCTTTGGCAGTACTGTGATTGGCCCTCAAATTATGGTTAGGTACAATTTTGTACAGCCTGATAGTCGCTTTATCCCTTTTATTGAAGGAGGTTTAGGATTCGTTTATAACGATGCCTATACGGTCAAAACTCAATCAATGGTTGGACAGGTAATAGAATTTACCCCACAATTGGGTGCCGGTTGCAGATACATGCTTGATACGCATTGGTCTTTTAATTTTGAACTTCTTTTCCATCATATGTCTAATGCGGACATGGCAAGCAGAAATATTGGGGTTAATGAGTTGGGTGGAATGATCGGATTTTCTTATCTCTTGGGTCGGCCACATTGA
- the ruvX gene encoding Holliday junction resolvase RuvX produces MSILSLDYGTKHIGLAISDETLSIAVPLDPLQAEPFGKFIGKLKETIRQFEVSLIIVGLPRNMDGSYGIAAEKVKQFVFKLRQWIQIPVEFQDERLSTKLADRLLTEKGCHGKEKKRRIDSCAAAVVLQSYLDGLLLKEKKVRSVV; encoded by the coding sequence ATGTCTATTTTGTCCTTAGATTATGGCACGAAGCATATTGGATTAGCCATCAGTGATGAGACATTGTCCATTGCTGTTCCGCTGGATCCATTGCAGGCTGAACCATTTGGGAAGTTTATAGGAAAGCTTAAAGAAACGATAAGGCAGTTTGAAGTAAGCCTTATTATTGTAGGGTTACCAAGAAACATGGATGGTTCCTATGGGATTGCGGCAGAAAAGGTCAAACAGTTTGTTTTTAAACTAAGACAGTGGATTCAAATCCCAGTGGAATTTCAAGACGAGAGACTGAGCACGAAGCTTGCAGATAGGCTATTGACTGAAAAAGGCTGCCACGGAAAAGAAAAGAAAAGAAGGATTGACAGTTGTGCGGCGGCAGTTGTACTACAATCCTACTTGGATGGGTTGCTTTTAAAAGAAAAAAAAGTTAGAAGTGTTGTTTAA
- the trpA gene encoding tryptophan synthase subunit alpha, giving the protein MIGRIEKTFLELQQRGTKAFIPFVMAGDPTPDVFLHVVEILEEAGADILELGIPFSDPLADGPIIQQSAFRALKEGMHIDRVFSLLNRIRKKSNIPIVLFSYLNPIFRYGIERFATQAYDYGADGVLIVDLPPEESLEGINFLEEKLDRILLVTPATSTIRKKRIAERTRGFLYCVSRNGITGLQKELSKEAYELVKSMETISKVPLCVGFGVSTPHQAKTVASYADGVVVGSALVDELARIVEGKSTLERFKEFAFSLAKSIHQEQKDN; this is encoded by the coding sequence ATGATAGGCAGAATTGAAAAAACTTTTTTAGAATTACAGCAGCGTGGCACCAAAGCTTTCATTCCATTTGTAATGGCTGGAGACCCAACTCCTGATGTATTCCTTCATGTAGTGGAAATTCTTGAGGAAGCAGGGGCAGATATCTTAGAACTAGGTATCCCCTTTTCAGATCCATTAGCGGATGGCCCAATAATCCAACAGTCGGCTTTTCGCGCTCTAAAGGAGGGAATGCATATCGATCGGGTATTTTCTCTTTTGAATAGGATCCGAAAGAAATCCAATATTCCAATTGTTCTTTTTTCCTATTTAAACCCCATTTTTCGTTATGGCATAGAACGGTTTGCCACTCAAGCCTATGATTATGGTGCAGATGGGGTATTAATCGTGGATCTACCGCCAGAAGAATCTCTTGAGGGAATTAATTTTTTGGAAGAAAAATTAGATCGAATATTGCTTGTTACTCCTGCAACCTCCACGATTAGAAAAAAGAGGATAGCGGAAAGAACCAGGGGATTTCTTTATTGCGTTTCGCGTAACGGCATCACTGGCTTACAGAAAGAACTTTCTAAGGAAGCTTATGAATTGGTAAAATCCATGGAAACTATAAGCAAGGTGCCACTTTGTGTTGGTTTTGGAGTATCGACTCCACATCAGGCAAAAACCGTAGCATCCTATGCCGATGGAGTGGTTGTGGGGAGCGCCTTAGTGGATGAATTAGCCCGGATCGTGGAAGGCAAAAGCACCCTAGAAAGATTTAAGGAATTTGCTTTTTCGCTTGCAAAAAGTATTCATCAAGAGCAAAAAGATAATTAA
- the gltB gene encoding glutamate synthase large subunit translates to MHFAKFLDNKSIPPLWIEQMERSSCGVGFVADIHGNSTYHILDTALQCVCALSHRGAIDADMKTGDGAGVMTKIPYDLLRPEIEKSGHHLFKNEDLAVGFCFLPAKDLYAQVHCKKIIEETVLEHGLYILGWRLVPIHMDALGDKAQRTCPHIEQILLAKPLDRSLNSLAFEQLLFLCRKKIENKIAKQNIKDFYIPSFSSKTIVYKGLFVSPQLQKFYADLHDPLFKTPFAIYHQRYSTNTFPSWFLSQPFRMLAHNGEINTIQGNRLWTKAREKALEMCEPWGNEIENLLPIIPPGTSDSASLDHVFEFLTLSGRDTLEAILMLVPAAWQAEKHIPEELKNFYLYHELFSEPWDGPAALVFSDGKIVGACLDRNGLRPSRFRITSDGLFILGSEAGIGKIDEKTVLEKGRLGPGEIIAIDLEAKKVLRDKEIKEQVSSKYPYSLFLKNSQRKIGKRIFFADPLQNDPEELNKKLLCFGYDEEEIQYVLKPMAQKAEEAVGSMGDDAPIAILSDKPKILYWYFRQLFAQVTNPPIDPIREKLVMSLENWCGRLPQWLFTGPIDHEVIRLSSPFLFNEELEDLRSRPESSLQARTIQCLFPINGSEEAFLSRLWEIKMEAEEAADEGIAILILSDKGPSKELAPLPMLLVVGAVHHHLIRVGKRTKLSIICETGECRDVHHFACLIGYGATAVNPYLCLELFSSLHQNGAFGNLTREEIAKNYKSAIEKGLLKIMSKMGISTIASYHGSQLFEALGIGEEVINDCFENTPSRIGGLTYRQIAKEAIQRHELGFRDQAPKLMDLGYYRYKREGEKHALIPQAIHPLHVYVGLKGKEKAGQIEEYRKFSNIILSNGPISIRDCLTFRQQTPIPLEEVEQIEEIRKRFTTAAMSYGALSPEAHETLSIAMNRIGGKSNTGEGGEDPDRYSPLPNGDSKNSLIKQVASGRFGVTAEYLSNAAEIEIKMAQGSKPGEGGQIPGFKIDEVIARLRRSTPGVPLISPPPHHDIYSIEDLSQLIYDLKQANPRAKICVKLVSEAGVGTIAAGVAKAHADIILISGNEGGTGASPISSIKYAGTPWELGVAETQQVLMLNGLRSRVTLRTDGGLRTGRDIVIAAILGAEEFNFGTMALIAMGCVYVRHCHLNTCPTGIATQDPKLRARFKGTPEGVIAYLNAVAQEVREILASLGARSLNEVIGKTELLEQKSFPNHPKSQLLDLRSLLWKPEGMETEPRYHTWERNDPQGDRPLDELLLQQAKSAIRTRKSVLITHKVKNVNRSIGTQLSGTIAYLYGDTGLPEGTIQLNLSGCAGQSLGAFLVNGVNIRLEGEANDYVGKGMSGGEIVLKAPDYALFKPEENVICGNTVLYGATGGRFYGCGKAGERFAVRNSGATAVIEGIGDHGCEYMTRGKVVVLGKTGKNFAAGMSGGIAYVYDEDGSFPDNCNLQMVRLERFSDEDEAKDLQQLIYFHFEKTGSTKAKHILENWKKAKALFWKVVPLESPHTGKPKTVEKPQRSILQESKI, encoded by the coding sequence ATGCATTTTGCAAAATTTTTAGACAATAAATCGATTCCACCACTTTGGATCGAACAGATGGAGCGGTCAAGCTGTGGGGTAGGTTTTGTAGCGGATATCCATGGAAATTCGACTTACCATATCTTAGATACCGCCCTTCAATGCGTCTGTGCCCTTTCTCACAGAGGTGCTATTGATGCTGATATGAAAACAGGCGATGGGGCTGGAGTCATGACCAAGATTCCCTATGATCTCCTGCGTCCAGAAATAGAGAAATCAGGGCACCATCTTTTTAAAAACGAAGATTTGGCTGTCGGATTTTGTTTTCTTCCCGCTAAAGATCTGTATGCGCAAGTCCATTGTAAAAAAATTATAGAGGAGACTGTCCTTGAACATGGCTTATATATTTTGGGATGGCGTCTTGTTCCCATCCATATGGATGCTCTTGGTGACAAAGCTCAAAGAACCTGTCCTCACATCGAACAGATTCTCTTGGCAAAACCTCTAGATCGCTCTCTAAACTCGTTGGCTTTTGAACAGCTCCTTTTTCTATGTCGGAAGAAAATTGAAAATAAAATTGCTAAACAAAATATTAAAGATTTTTATATTCCTTCCTTTTCTTCTAAAACAATCGTATACAAAGGGCTTTTTGTCTCTCCTCAACTCCAAAAATTCTACGCGGATCTCCACGATCCTCTTTTCAAAACTCCTTTCGCTATTTACCATCAAAGGTATAGCACGAACACTTTCCCCTCGTGGTTTCTCTCACAGCCGTTTCGAATGCTTGCCCACAATGGGGAAATCAATACGATTCAGGGGAATCGATTATGGACCAAGGCAAGAGAAAAAGCGCTTGAAATGTGTGAACCTTGGGGGAATGAGATTGAAAACCTGCTTCCAATCATACCACCTGGAACAAGTGATTCAGCAAGTCTTGATCATGTTTTTGAGTTCCTCACTCTTTCCGGAAGGGATACGTTAGAAGCTATCCTCATGCTTGTTCCTGCTGCATGGCAGGCTGAAAAGCACATTCCTGAAGAGCTAAAAAATTTTTATCTCTATCATGAACTCTTTTCAGAGCCTTGGGATGGTCCTGCAGCGCTAGTATTTAGCGATGGAAAAATTGTCGGTGCTTGTCTGGATCGCAACGGGCTGCGTCCCTCCCGGTTTAGGATTACTTCCGATGGTTTGTTTATTCTTGGATCTGAAGCAGGGATCGGAAAGATCGATGAGAAAACTGTCCTTGAAAAAGGAAGACTTGGTCCAGGAGAAATCATTGCCATTGATCTCGAAGCTAAAAAAGTTCTTAGGGATAAAGAAATTAAAGAACAGGTTAGCTCTAAATACCCTTACAGTTTGTTCTTAAAAAACTCTCAACGCAAAATAGGAAAAAGAATTTTCTTTGCAGATCCTCTCCAGAATGACCCCGAAGAACTTAACAAAAAGCTTTTGTGTTTTGGATATGACGAAGAGGAAATACAATATGTTCTAAAACCGATGGCTCAAAAAGCTGAAGAAGCGGTTGGCTCCATGGGAGATGATGCTCCAATTGCAATTCTTTCGGACAAACCGAAAATTCTTTATTGGTATTTTAGACAACTGTTCGCCCAAGTAACCAATCCACCAATTGATCCCATACGGGAAAAACTCGTGATGTCTTTAGAAAATTGGTGTGGCCGACTGCCGCAATGGCTTTTTACAGGTCCAATAGACCACGAAGTCATTCGTCTAAGCTCGCCTTTTCTTTTCAATGAAGAGCTTGAAGATTTAAGATCTAGGCCAGAGTCATCCTTGCAAGCAAGGACTATCCAATGTCTTTTCCCTATCAATGGTTCAGAAGAAGCCTTTCTATCTAGGCTCTGGGAAATTAAAATGGAGGCTGAAGAAGCCGCTGACGAAGGCATAGCCATTCTCATTTTGTCAGACAAAGGACCATCCAAAGAGCTTGCTCCTCTCCCTATGCTGCTTGTGGTGGGGGCCGTTCATCATCACCTGATTAGGGTTGGGAAGCGGACCAAACTCTCTATAATATGCGAAACGGGGGAATGCCGCGATGTTCACCATTTTGCTTGTCTTATCGGCTATGGGGCAACAGCCGTAAATCCATACCTGTGTCTGGAGCTTTTTTCTAGTCTTCACCAAAACGGTGCATTTGGCAATTTGACAAGAGAGGAAATAGCTAAAAACTACAAATCGGCGATTGAAAAAGGGCTGCTAAAAATTATGTCAAAAATGGGGATTTCAACGATCGCCAGTTATCACGGCAGCCAACTTTTTGAAGCTCTTGGAATTGGAGAAGAAGTCATCAATGATTGTTTTGAAAATACTCCTTCTCGCATCGGTGGTCTGACGTACAGGCAAATAGCCAAAGAAGCTATCCAAAGGCATGAGCTGGGATTCAGGGACCAAGCTCCAAAACTGATGGATTTGGGGTATTACCGTTATAAAAGAGAAGGAGAAAAACATGCTTTGATTCCTCAAGCTATTCATCCCCTTCATGTTTATGTTGGATTAAAAGGCAAAGAAAAAGCAGGACAAATAGAAGAGTATAGAAAATTTTCCAACATCATCCTGTCAAACGGTCCTATTTCAATAAGAGACTGTTTAACCTTTCGGCAACAAACCCCCATTCCATTGGAAGAGGTGGAACAAATTGAAGAAATCAGGAAAAGATTCACCACGGCTGCCATGTCTTATGGTGCCTTATCACCTGAAGCTCATGAAACTCTATCCATTGCTATGAATAGGATTGGAGGCAAATCCAATACAGGAGAGGGAGGCGAGGATCCGGACAGGTATAGTCCTTTGCCTAATGGGGACTCGAAAAACAGCCTGATTAAACAAGTTGCCTCCGGAAGATTTGGAGTGACAGCTGAATACTTATCAAATGCGGCTGAAATAGAAATCAAAATGGCTCAGGGATCAAAACCTGGGGAAGGAGGTCAAATTCCTGGTTTCAAAATCGATGAAGTAATTGCCAGACTCAGAAGGAGCACTCCTGGAGTTCCTCTTATCTCCCCTCCCCCTCATCATGATATTTATAGCATCGAAGACCTCTCTCAGTTAATTTATGACTTAAAACAAGCAAATCCACGGGCAAAAATTTGTGTCAAGCTTGTCTCCGAAGCTGGTGTTGGAACAATTGCTGCTGGGGTTGCCAAAGCCCATGCTGACATCATTCTGATCAGTGGCAATGAAGGGGGAACGGGAGCCTCCCCGATTTCTTCTATAAAATATGCAGGAACCCCTTGGGAATTAGGGGTAGCCGAAACCCAGCAAGTTCTCATGCTCAACGGACTGAGGAGTAGAGTTACCTTGAGAACAGATGGAGGCTTAAGAACGGGAAGAGACATTGTCATTGCAGCGATCCTGGGTGCCGAAGAATTTAACTTTGGAACCATGGCCCTTATTGCAATGGGTTGTGTTTATGTCCGTCATTGTCATCTAAATACTTGTCCCACGGGCATTGCTACTCAAGACCCAAAACTAAGAGCACGCTTTAAGGGAACTCCTGAAGGCGTTATTGCCTATCTCAATGCCGTTGCTCAAGAAGTCAGAGAAATATTAGCCAGTCTTGGAGCTCGGTCCTTAAACGAAGTAATAGGAAAAACAGAGCTTCTTGAACAAAAATCATTTCCTAATCACCCCAAATCCCAACTTTTGGATCTTCGTTCGTTACTCTGGAAACCCGAGGGAATGGAAACAGAACCTCGGTATCATACGTGGGAAAGAAATGATCCCCAAGGCGATCGGCCGCTGGATGAACTGCTTCTTCAACAAGCTAAATCCGCAATACGGACCAGAAAATCCGTTCTTATAACCCATAAGGTTAAAAATGTTAATAGAAGCATTGGCACCCAGCTCTCTGGGACTATCGCTTATCTTTACGGTGACACTGGTCTTCCTGAAGGCACTATCCAACTTAATCTATCAGGATGTGCTGGACAAAGTCTTGGCGCCTTCCTGGTCAATGGAGTTAACATTCGCCTTGAAGGAGAAGCCAATGACTACGTTGGGAAAGGCATGAGTGGCGGTGAAATTGTTCTTAAAGCCCCAGATTACGCTTTGTTCAAGCCTGAAGAAAACGTAATCTGTGGTAATACGGTGTTATACGGGGCAACGGGCGGTAGATTTTATGGTTGCGGAAAAGCTGGAGAAAGATTCGCCGTTAGGAACAGTGGAGCAACTGCAGTCATAGAAGGCATAGGGGATCATGGATGTGAATATATGACTAGAGGGAAAGTTGTCGTGCTTGGAAAGACTGGTAAAAATTTTGCAGCAGGAATGTCTGGTGGCATTGCTTATGTATACGACGAAGATGGCAGTTTCCCGGACAATTGTAACCTGCAGATGGTTAGACTGGAAAGATTTTCAGACGAGGATGAAGCTAAAGACCTGCAACAGTTAATTTATTTTCATTTTGAAAAAACTGGCAGTACCAAGGCCAAACACATTCTTGAGAACTGGAAAAAAGCAAAAGCTTTATTTTGGAAAGTCGTCCCCTTGGAGTCACCTCATACGGGAAAACCAAAGACTGTGGAAAAACCTCAAAGGAGCATTTTACAGGAATCAAAAATTTGA
- a CDS encoding LysM peptidoglycan-binding domain-containing protein, whose amino-acid sequence MPLFFIVFVLFLSVAQATEPSDSKTKSVDSSTKKPTEVKYVVKKGDSLWKISRKYKVTVEALMAINELKDDRLKPGQELIIPPKGYRPPPLKDINPTPSQEEKKDSTKNQPVPPLQSQ is encoded by the coding sequence ATGCCACTTTTTTTCATTGTCTTTGTTTTGTTTCTTTCGGTTGCGCAAGCTACGGAGCCCTCTGATTCTAAAACAAAATCTGTTGACAGTTCTACGAAAAAACCTACCGAAGTGAAGTATGTTGTAAAAAAAGGAGATAGTCTTTGGAAGATTTCGAGAAAGTATAAGGTCACAGTTGAAGCACTGATGGCTATCAACGAATTAAAAGATGATCGCCTAAAACCAGGTCAAGAATTAATCATTCCTCCAAAGGGATATAGGCCACCACCTCTTAAGGATATCAATCCTACACCATCCCAAGAAGAGAAAAAAGATTCAACAAAGAATCAACCTGTTCCACCTTTGCAAAGTCAATAA